The following proteins are co-located in the Vibrio astriarenae genome:
- a CDS encoding 4-fold beta flower protein — protein MQHLFDSSGDWLGFRIGKNVYNSDGDWVAWLPWEDDDVVTTDGDYLGTITNGNRLYHFSDKPRRGYPGYPGYPGYPGYPSYPGYEGYASLPLGARDVTMPRPK, from the coding sequence ATGCAGCATCTATTTGACTCTTCTGGTGATTGGTTAGGTTTTAGAATTGGCAAAAATGTCTACAACTCAGACGGTGATTGGGTTGCTTGGTTACCTTGGGAAGATGATGATGTGGTGACAACGGATGGAGATTACTTAGGCACGATCACCAATGGCAATCGCTTGTATCATTTCAGTGACAAACCTCGTCGTGGATATCCGGGGTATCCTGGTTACCCCGGTTATCCGGGATACCCTAGCTATCCTGGATATGAAGGTTATGCATCCTTACCTCTCGGCGCTCGAGATGTCACTATGCCTAGACCTAAGTAA
- a CDS encoding YkgJ family cysteine cluster protein → MKDCNQCGKCCIKYGDGDLAATQEEIDLWELFNPEIFEYVKDGKIWFDPETREPLNRCPFLELAPKVNAEEKDKYTCSIYPDRPEDCRHYPSLINEMVRDECEMIEVVDLENPKKAQKQLDQLMSSSRPPTDF, encoded by the coding sequence ATGAAAGACTGTAACCAGTGCGGAAAATGCTGCATCAAGTATGGTGATGGCGACTTAGCGGCCACACAAGAAGAAATCGACCTATGGGAATTGTTTAACCCAGAGATTTTCGAGTATGTGAAAGATGGCAAAATTTGGTTCGATCCCGAGACAAGAGAGCCACTAAACCGCTGCCCGTTTTTAGAATTAGCCCCAAAAGTCAACGCAGAAGAAAAGGATAAATACACATGCAGTATTTATCCAGATCGACCCGAAGACTGTCGCCACTACCCGAGCCTAATCAATGAAATGGTGAGAGATGAGTGTGAAATGATCGAAGTTGTTGACCTTGAAAATCCCAAGAAGGCTCAAAAGCAACTCGATCAACTCATGAGTTCAAGTCGCCCACCGACTGATTTCTAG
- a CDS encoding RNA recognition motif domain-containing protein, giving the protein MKLLVRNLARTTTEQELRVLFSALGKVTQCDLVLDQETGQSKGFAFLEMPDEDEAKAALNSLNLTKVAKSTIRVKFTQS; this is encoded by the coding sequence ATGAAACTTTTAGTACGCAATCTAGCGCGAACCACAACAGAACAAGAACTGCGAGTGCTATTCTCAGCGCTCGGCAAGGTGACTCAATGCGATTTGGTTCTAGACCAAGAGACAGGTCAATCAAAGGGCTTCGCTTTCCTTGAAATGCCTGACGAAGATGAAGCTAAGGCAGCATTGAACAGCTTGAACCTGACTAAGGTCGCTAAGAGCACAATTCGAGTTAAATTCACTCAAAGCTAA
- a CDS encoding LysE/ArgO family amino acid transporter has protein sequence MTTYLAGFSLGLSLILAIGSQNAFVLKQGLKKDNVFLICLVCAVSDAILISLGVAGFGAIVTTYPQIEMFARYGGALFLCVYAVLSFKTAFTTDHALEVSKDAPKSAMSAVLISLAFTWLNPHVYLDTVVLLGSISTQYSPNQLVFALGAITASFVFFFSLGFGARLLAPIFSKSKSWKVLEVFVGTTMLVIAYFLIVGTSA, from the coding sequence ATGACCACGTATTTAGCAGGTTTTTCTTTGGGCCTGTCTTTGATTCTGGCTATCGGCTCGCAGAATGCATTTGTGCTCAAGCAGGGTTTAAAGAAAGACAATGTGTTTCTCATTTGCTTGGTGTGTGCGGTTTCCGATGCCATTCTCATCAGCTTAGGCGTCGCTGGCTTTGGCGCCATCGTCACAACGTATCCTCAGATAGAAATGTTTGCTCGATATGGCGGGGCTTTGTTCTTATGTGTCTATGCGGTTTTGAGTTTCAAGACGGCCTTTACCACTGACCACGCGCTTGAAGTCAGCAAAGATGCACCTAAATCTGCCATGAGCGCGGTACTGATCTCTCTCGCGTTTACCTGGCTAAACCCTCATGTGTATTTGGATACTGTGGTGTTGTTGGGTTCGATTTCAACTCAATATTCACCCAACCAACTGGTGTTTGCTTTGGGAGCCATAACAGCGTCGTTTGTGTTTTTCTTTTCTCTTGGTTTCGGAGCACGGTTGCTGGCCCCTATATTTTCAAAGTCCAAGTCTTGGAAAGTGTTGGAGGTGTTTGTGGGTACAACGATGCTCGTCATTGCCTATTTCTTGATAGTGGGAACAAGCGCCTGA
- a CDS encoding peroxiredoxin, with product MIQKGQSIPTATLSELTPEGMVNHNTDALFANKKVVLFAVPGAFTPTCSEAHLPGYVVLADEIKATGVDLIACVSVNDAFVMQAWGEAQNTSEIMMLGDGDAGFTKALGLEMDTAAFGGVRSQRYAMVIENGVVTLLNVEEPKQFEASKAETILAALK from the coding sequence ATGATTCAAAAAGGACAAAGTATCCCCACCGCTACGCTTAGCGAGCTGACCCCTGAAGGCATGGTAAACCACAATACAGATGCGCTTTTTGCTAACAAAAAAGTAGTACTGTTTGCCGTCCCTGGCGCGTTTACGCCAACCTGCTCTGAGGCGCATTTGCCGGGCTACGTAGTGTTAGCTGACGAAATTAAAGCAACGGGTGTCGATCTCATTGCCTGTGTTTCCGTTAACGATGCCTTTGTTATGCAAGCTTGGGGCGAAGCACAGAACACGTCAGAAATTATGATGTTGGGTGATGGTGATGCTGGCTTTACCAAGGCGTTGGGTCTTGAGATGGACACAGCAGCCTTCGGCGGAGTGCGGTCACAGCGATACGCGATGGTCATTGAAAACGGTGTTGTGACACTACTTAATGTCGAAGAGCCTAAGCAGTTTGAAGCAAGTAAGGCCGAGACCATTCTGGCTGCTCTCAAATAA
- a CDS encoding PhzF family phenazine biosynthesis protein: MDLDIYQVDSFTSEAFKGNPAGICITHDGLSEHLMRSIAQEMAVSETAFLSLSDMRLRWFTPEAEVKLCGHGTLAAAHILKQRGQVKAGEEVQFETLSGTLTARVNEAAIELDFPSPIIDFGLSPSLDLLEQLGIDADKVVSFGRFDSKEFIEVESEETVLNLTPNFDALKQMAGRGVLVTARAESRELDFVSRYFAPWVGVNEDPVTGSAYCALTVYWSEKLGKLQLKGYQASARGGYVATESLPNGRTKLIGSAVTVIEGKMRVATT; the protein is encoded by the coding sequence ATGGATTTAGATATCTACCAGGTGGATTCATTTACAAGTGAAGCCTTCAAAGGCAATCCTGCGGGTATTTGCATTACCCATGATGGCTTGAGTGAGCACCTGATGCGCTCGATTGCGCAAGAAATGGCGGTGTCTGAAACCGCATTTTTGTCTTTATCTGATATGAGGTTGAGGTGGTTCACGCCTGAGGCTGAGGTTAAGTTGTGTGGTCATGGTACGCTGGCGGCTGCGCATATTTTAAAACAGAGAGGGCAGGTAAAGGCTGGTGAGGAGGTTCAATTCGAAACCTTATCTGGCACCCTAACCGCTCGGGTTAACGAAGCGGCTATCGAACTGGATTTCCCATCACCGATTATTGATTTTGGTCTTTCTCCATCTCTTGACCTATTGGAACAGTTGGGGATAGACGCAGACAAGGTGGTTTCGTTTGGTCGCTTCGACTCAAAGGAGTTTATTGAAGTTGAAAGCGAAGAGACTGTGTTGAATCTGACTCCAAATTTTGATGCATTGAAACAAATGGCGGGGCGGGGTGTGTTGGTGACGGCACGCGCAGAGAGCAGAGAGCTCGATTTTGTTTCAAGGTACTTTGCACCTTGGGTCGGGGTTAATGAAGATCCAGTCACTGGCTCAGCGTATTGTGCTTTAACCGTATATTGGTCTGAGAAACTGGGTAAGTTACAGCTTAAAGGCTATCAAGCCTCGGCGCGTGGTGGTTATGTGGCTACCGAAAGCTTACCTAATGGTCGTACTAAGCTGATAGGTTCTGCGGTTACCGTCATCGAAGGCAAAATGCGCGTGGCGACCACTTAA
- a CDS encoding M15 family metallopeptidase: MNHIDISSPKVTDIPVTDMGEELVSVRGIIELGPPPESVETREHYHWVRKEVLARLQRAQTLLPLGLKIRLYEGYRSPQFQHTLFQEQLKRVFVDNPNLSEREVYAIAARLVAPIKTYDGVDLYPPHSTGGAVDVEIIDELGQVIDFGMEIKDWSRVDESLCQTEVVGLPERAKNNRALLNSVMEAAGFVNYSREWWHFSYGDQYWACLTGQTHAMYASAGAGLKR; encoded by the coding sequence TTGAATCATATCGATATATCCTCCCCCAAAGTGACGGATATTCCCGTCACGGATATGGGCGAAGAGCTGGTGTCTGTTCGAGGGATCATTGAGCTTGGCCCGCCTCCAGAAAGTGTAGAGACGAGAGAACATTACCATTGGGTGCGTAAAGAGGTTTTGGCTAGGCTGCAACGAGCTCAAACGCTGCTGCCCTTGGGTTTAAAAATACGCTTGTACGAAGGCTACCGTTCTCCCCAATTTCAACATACCTTGTTTCAAGAACAGCTTAAGCGCGTGTTTGTTGATAACCCCAACCTGTCGGAACGAGAGGTTTATGCCATCGCTGCTCGACTGGTGGCGCCAATAAAAACCTATGATGGCGTCGATTTGTATCCGCCTCACAGTACTGGTGGTGCGGTTGATGTCGAAATTATTGACGAGCTTGGTCAGGTGATTGATTTTGGTATGGAGATTAAAGATTGGTCTCGCGTGGATGAAAGCCTTTGTCAGACTGAAGTCGTTGGTCTACCTGAGAGGGCTAAAAACAATCGGGCACTGTTGAACTCCGTGATGGAAGCGGCGGGCTTTGTGAACTATTCGCGTGAATGGTGGCATTTCTCATATGGGGATCAATATTGGGCCTGCTTAACGGGTCAAACACACGCTATGTATGCCAGTGCTGGTGCTGGTTTAAAAAGGTAG
- a CDS encoding GNAT family N-acetyltransferase → MIISNTLEPGDLGQIVKQHGLLYAAEYGYDFTFEAYVAEPLAQFAIRKNPRERIWLAKLDGELMGSICICEQSASVAQLRWFSVAPQARGQGLGKTLIDHALSFSIEQGYSKVILWTVAGLAVSKALYLRNGFQLAFEEERELWGQPQVEQCYEKHF, encoded by the coding sequence ATGATTATAAGCAACACATTAGAGCCCGGAGATTTAGGACAAATCGTCAAACAACATGGGCTGTTATACGCCGCCGAGTATGGCTATGACTTCACATTTGAAGCATACGTAGCAGAGCCTTTGGCTCAGTTTGCGATTCGGAAAAATCCGCGTGAAAGGATCTGGTTAGCCAAGCTCGACGGTGAGTTAATGGGCAGTATCTGTATTTGTGAACAGTCGGCATCGGTTGCTCAACTTCGCTGGTTTTCTGTCGCGCCTCAGGCTCGAGGTCAGGGATTGGGTAAAACACTCATTGATCACGCACTTAGCTTTAGTATTGAGCAGGGGTACTCTAAAGTCATACTGTGGACGGTGGCAGGGCTAGCAGTCTCAAAAGCACTGTATTTGAGGAACGGCTTTCAGTTAGCCTTTGAAGAAGAGCGCGAACTCTGGGGGCAGCCACAGGTAGAGCAATGCTATGAGAAGCACTTTTAA